DNA sequence from the Aphelocoma coerulescens isolate FSJ_1873_10779 chromosome 27, UR_Acoe_1.0, whole genome shotgun sequence genome:
ttttcccttttttccccatttccacccgttttcccccttttccccctgcttttttccccatttcccctttttttcccccttttcccccttttcccctgcttttttccccctttttccccccttttcccccttttcccctgcttttttccccctttttccccgtttccccctttttccccttttttccccatttccccctccttttttccccctttttccccattccccctgcttttttcccccctgcttttttccccatttccccctgctttttttccccatttttccccatttcccccgtttttccccatttccccctttttccccatttcccccgtttttccccatttcccctgcttttccccatttccccctttctccccattcctcccctttttccctatttccccgtttttccccatttccccctttctccccattccccccctttttccctatttccccgtttttccccatttccccctttctccccattccccccctttttccctatttccccgtttttccccatttcccccgtttttccccatttcccccgtttttccccatttcccctgcttttccccattccccccctttttccccattccccccctttttccccattccccccctttttccccatttcccccgtttttcccatttccccccttttccccaatttccccatttttccccatttccccctgcttttttccccatttcccctgctttccccccctttttccctgctcaCAGGGAGTCATCCCATGACCTGCAGCTCAGCTTGGCTTCTCTCCCTGACCCTTTtgttcctcctcctgcccttttcccactcGGAATCCTGAGCTCCCTGCGGCTTTAACCCTCCGAATTTCGGGGAATTTCGGCCCTTTTGGTGGGAACGAGGGACCGGACATGGGAACAGCGGGGAAGCACTTGGGGAGAAACCCTTCCCGGGCAGggttgggatggaattcccggGGAACCCTGGGCCCCAGAAGTGCCCCGGGATGTTTGGAGCGCTCTGGGATCGCTGTGGGGTCGTGTCCCCTCTGTCCGTGGCAGGGGGaggtggaggagctggagctgcagaacCAAACCCTGCGCCGGGAGAACGAGGAGCTGCGCGGGAGCTGCGCCGAGCTGCGCCGCGGGAACcggcagctgcagggggagctcagGAACGCCCGGGTGAGCCCCGGCAACCACCggggagccccaaatccctgggtTTCCAACGGAGGGAACCCGGAAATTCCTGCTTTAGGACACGGGGAGCTCAAACCCGCAGGTTTTTAGGCACTGGCAAGCCCAAAAATGAGTATTGTTAAGGCACGGGTAACGCGAAAGTTGATGGTTTAAAGcacagggaaccccaaaattcatgGTTTTAAACACAGGAAAACCCAAAATTCGCAGTTTTAAAcacagggaaccccaaaattcatgGTTTGAAACACAGGAAAACCCAAAATTCGCAGTTTTAAAcacagggaaccccaaaattcatgGTTTGAAAcacagggaaccccaaaattcacagTTTTAACCACAGGGAACACCAAAATTCACAGTTTTAAACACAGGGAACACCAAAATTTATATTCTAAGAcacagggaaccccaaaattcacagTTTTAACcacagggaaccccaaaattcctggttttaaacacagggaaccccaaaatttaTATTCTAAGACACAGgtaaccccaaaattcaccgtTTTAAAtacagggaaccccaaaattcattGTTTAAACACAGgtaaccccaaaattcctggtttAAAAcacagggaaccccaaaatccacagtTTTAAACAcaaggaaccccaaaattcacgtTTTTAAAcacagggaaccccaaaattcccagttttAAACACAGGCAGCCCCAAAATTCATGGTTTAAAACACAGGGAACCCCAAAAGTTATATTCTAAGACACAGGTAACCCCAAAATTCAAGTTTTTAAACACAGGTAACCCCAAAATTCAAGTTTTTAAAcacagggaaccccaaaatttaTATTCTAAGACACAGGTAACCCCAAAATTCAAGTTTTTAAACACAGgtaaccccaaaattcctggttttAAACACAGGTAACCCCAAAATTCATGAATATTTTAAGGAAGAAGCTTTGAGGCTGAAAGGTGAAGTTAACCCAAAAATCCGTGGTTTTAGACACAGGGAATCCAAAAATTCATGTTTTAAACACAGgcaaccccaaaattcctggtttAGGACACAGGTAGCtcaaaaattcacatttttaacACAGGTAACccaaaaaggaatattttaagaCACAGataaccccaaaaattcacattttGAAAGGCAGGTAACCCAACAATGAATATTTTGAGGCAGAAGCTGAAAGGTGAAGAGGGACTGAGGCAGGTCTGACTTCCCTGGGTGCTTCCCGCAGGGAATTCCAGAGGTTTCTCCCCATTTTACCTCTTTAATCCTTTCCCAACCCATCCCACACCTCCACTGTGATCAGCAGTAAGTGCTGGaaagaggcagctgcaggaaaggTTCCAAAATCCCCCATTTGTGAATCCTTAGGCCAAAAATCCCACTGGAATTATGATTTCCTCCTTGAGGTTTTCCCGGGGTTCCACAGGATTGAAACAGGGTGGaaaggagggattttttgggggggatttttggggttttgcagCCCCGGAGCAGAGCAGGATTTGTTGTTTGGGGCCCCTTCTGgttcccaggagctgcaggaggcttTGGAATCCCTGAGGAGCAGCACGGagaggatggagctggagctgaattCCCTGAAATCCGAAAACCGGGCCCTGAAGGAgcaggggggctgcagggaggcGGAGCTGCAGCGGTGAGCGCCGGGAATTCCACGGGAATTCGCCCccagggctggaattcccatccCTAAAAACCCTTGGTGTGCTCTGCTCTGTCCTGGGCAGGCTCAAGGAGCAGATCCAGGGAGAGAATTCCGACAAGGAGCGCCTGGAAGGGAGGCTGAGGGCAGCCCTGGAGCACCTGGATCAGCTGCAGGTAGCAAGCGGaattccctgctttcctgggaattccAATGGAATTCCGGTCCCCTCCTGGCAGAACTGAGGGGTCTCCAGCAAGGGAATGaggggtttggtttggattttttgagtTCTTTAGGAAAATGCCGACTTTTGACGGGGTTTAAGCTCCAGAAATCTGAATTTTCAAGAGAAACTCGGAGGATTTTATCCCTAAAAAACTCCCCTTCCCTGAAGTGACCCAAACCAAGATCCTGCCAAGGAtccaggcaaaaaaaccccccacttCTGTTTGGAAAAACATCCTAAAATTATCTCCAGCTCTGGGATGAAACAaaactgggagctgggaggggagaaaggagactgaaaatggtttggtttgggattttggaGATGCAGAACGATGGGAAAACCCATCCAGCTGTGGAGCCTCTGGTTTTCCCCTTTGTTCTCTGAGTTCCCAGCCTTAAAATCTCCTCATAAAACTCAGGAATCTCTTCAGATGGTGGAATAATCTCCTTTTTCCCCAGTCCAAAGTGTCGGATTATGAGAAAGAAGTGGAAAATCTCTCTCGGGCGGAGCAGGACAAGACGAAGCAGCTGGAGAGTTTAAAGGGAGAGaatcaggagctgctccaaACCTCGGCTCAGCACCAGGTAAAGCCTTCCCCGGAGGGGCTGAGGCAGGGAACAGCTCCAGATCCGGCTCAATCCTTGGAAAATCTCAGGAGTTTTAGGAAAAGAGAGATCTCCATGGTGGCTCTGGGCACAGGCACTCTGAGTTGAGATGCAAACGCCTCGCCCGGGGCTCGCTTTGGGAAGGAACCTCTCCGTAAATTCAGCTTCTGTCCTGATCCCTGTGGGGATGGAGGGAACCCCAGGGAATTCAGGGGTACTGGGCAGTGGCTTTGTTGCAGAATTGTTGCCTCTGAGCAAAATTGTTTCAGGAATTGGGTTTAGGGGTAAATAAAACAAGTTACCCAAAATCTGTCCAGGTTACtgcccttccctcttccctcttccctcttcccttttccattttccctcttccctcttccctcttccctcttccctcttccctcttccctcttccctcttccctcttcccttttccttttcccttttatttatgGGGAATAAAGGCAGCAAGCATGGGGTTATCcttttattctcccttttccatgatttccattttcccaggatttaTTTCCCAGGATTTATTTCCCAGGCTTTTCCTCCCACAGAACCAGCCCCGGGatgtgctggagcagctgagggagcagcagggtcGGACCCAGGCCCTGcaggaggaaaaggctgagcccctttcccatgaTCAAgttcccttttcccaggatttcccttttcccaggatttcccttttcccaggatttcccttttccatgatttcccttttcccaggatttatTTCCCAGGCTTTTCCTCCCACAGGACCAGCCCCAGGatgtgctggagcagctgagggagcagcagggtcGGACCCAGGCCCTGCAGGCCGGAAAGGCCGAGGCCTTTTCCATgatttcccttttcccaggatttatTTCCCAAACCTTTCTTCCCACAGAAACAGACCCAGGatgtgctggagcagctgagggagcagcaggatcGGATCCAGGCCCTGCAGGAGGAAAAAGCTGGAGTGAAGAAGGAAAACCAGGTGGGAACTGGGCCTGGCTGTCCCTGAGGGCAGCACGGCTCCGAGCCCTCAGCCTGGGGACAATTCCATGAATCCTTTGTCCAAAAAGCTCCCAAATTGTGCCTGGATGGgcaccagcagggccagggagctgcaggcaccTCCCAGGGATAAGGAATTATGGAatgttggggttggaaggaccttaaatcccacccagggacacctcccaccatctccagcctggcctgggacacttc
Encoded proteins:
- the CALCOCO2 gene encoding calcium-binding and coiled-coil domain-containing protein 2 isoform X1, which encodes MEDSPEEPPASCVLLERCHFSQVLFTGVEKFYVPGTDVTCHYSLSPGIVPRGKDWVGIFRVGWKTTREYFTFLWAPVPAAGTTQQQIHFKAYYLPKDDEHYQFCYVDQDGAVRGASVPFQFRPEADDDILVVTTQAGVPFSLLFPPFPCFPLLFPLLFPVFHRFPIFTPFSLFFFLAFFPFFPVSPCFFPVSPCFSLLFPHFSHFSVFFPFFPISTRFPPFPPAFFPISPFFPPFPPFPLLFSPFFPPFPPFPLLFSPFFPVSPFFPFFPHFPLLFSPFFPIPPAFFPPAFFPISPCFFSPFFPISPVFPHFPLFPHFPRFSPFPLLFPISPFLPIPPLFPYFPVFPHFPLSPHSPPFSLFPRFSPFPPFSPFPPFFPISPFFPISPVFPHFPRFSPFPLLFPIPPLFPHSPPFSPFPPFFPISPVFPISPLFPNFPIFPHFPLLFSPFPLLSPPFSLLTGSHPMTCSSAWLLSLTLLFLLLPFSHSES